The sequence GAATTTGTTTGGCAAAACAGCGAGATTCGGGATAGGGTGGATTTCGCGTAGGTACGCAAACAATCATGAACGAACCTTTGCCACAAAACGTCGTGCGGAAGCTCAAGTCGCAGGCCCAGAAGCTGGACCCCATGGTCAAAGTGGGCCAGGCGGGCATTACCGAGGGCTTCCTGGCCAACTTGGACCAGGCGCTGGCACGCCATGAATTAATCAAAGTGCGCTTTGACGCTTTCAAGGACGAAAAAAGAACCCTGGCCAAACAAATGGCCGAGCAAACGGGCAGCCACTTGGTATGGATGGTCGGCCATGTGGCGGTCTTTTACCGGCAGAATCCCGACCCGGTGCAACGTAAAATTTCGATTGATAAGGCTGTCCCATGAAACCTGATACCCAACCTGGCACGCATCCCCCAGTTATCCTGCGCTGGCTGCCTTGGCTGATTGGCGCGGCCTTCCTGCTGTTGTACGCGCTGACCCTGCCGCGCGACATCACCTTGCAAAACGCCTGGTTGATGGCACGGGTACTTGGATGGGAGTCCAGCGCCACGTATCAGTCCCCGCTGTTTTTTCTCCTCTACCTGCCCGTGCGCTGGTTGCCTGACGCCTGGCAGATCGGCGGGGCCGGCTGTTTGTCAGCGGGTTGTGCGGCACTGACCCTGGTGCTGTTGTTGCGCTCCTTGAGTTTGCTGCCGCATGACCGCACGCCGGCGCAACGTCTGCGTCTGCCGGCGGAAAGCGGGACGCGCTTGCCGGCGGGAATGTTCTGGTTGTCAGGCGTGCTGGCCGCATTGCTCCTCGGGTGGCAGCTCAGTTTCTGGGAGCAGGCCACCCATCCGACGGGTGAGGCCTTAAACGTTTTGTTGTTTGCCGCCTGTGTTTGGTGCCTGCTCGAATATCGTGGTTCCCGCAGCTTCGGCTGGCTGGTGGGATTCTCGCTGCTGTACGGCATGGCGATGGCGAACAATTCCGCCATGATCGCTTTCTGGCCGGTATTTTTCGTGGCGACGCTTTGGATCACCGCGCCGGATTTGGTCAACTGGCCGCGCATCTGGCGACATCTGCGCGGAGAACGGCGGGCAAAAAAATCCTCCAACATCGTTCCGGATAAGGCCATGGGGCAGCCAAGCGAGCCAGCGCAACCGCCCGAACCGTCGGATCATCGCCGGTATTACGTGGACCTGCCGCTGGCGCTGGCCATGTTGTCGGCTGGCGCGGTGGGCGCTTTGTGTTACCTGATTTTACCCGTGTATCATTTGGCGAACGGCCTGACCGACTACGGCTTCTGGCGGGAATTGCGCATTGTGCTCAGCACGCAAAAGGCGGAAGTGTTGGAGGCGCACCGTCCGTTGGCGCTGCTGCTGGGGGCGGCCGTGGTGGTCCCGTTGTTTTTCATTGCCATCCGTTGGGAAATCGATTTTAAGAAACGCCAGTGGCAACAGCGGGTGTTAATCAAAACGCTGTTTCATCTGGCGCACGCGCTGTGCTTGGGGATGGCGGTTTATTATGCGTTGGACCATCGGTTCAGCCCGCGCGTGCTCAGCCGCGGACCGGTGTATCTGCCGTTGTATTACTTGAACGCGCTCGTGGCTGGTTATTGCGCAGGCTACATGCTCCTGATCTTCGGCCGCCAACCGGCCAAAGCGGATGCCGAAGTGGAAGATTCCGCGCTGGTCCCGCTGTTGGGGAGGGCCGGTAAAATATTGGTCTGGATCATTTGTTTGGCCGGCCCCGTCTTGTTGACTTATAATCTGCCGCGTTTGTTGGAAAATCAAACCACGTTGTTGGCGCGCTACGGCGGGGTGGCGGCGGGTTGTCTGCCGGAAAAGGGGGCGCTGGTGCTGAGCGATGATTACGCGCTGTTGGCGGCGGTGCGGGTGGCGCTGGGCGGACAGGCCGCGCAGCACTGCTTGGTCTATACCCCCCACCTGATGCAGCCGCTTTACTATCGTCTGATGGAGCGGCGTCACGCCGTGTTCTGGCCGTTGCCGGGCACCAACGCCCTGGTCGCCCAATTGGACGCCAAAATCGTGGCGCAACAACTGATCACCCTGAGTAAGACGGTGCCGATTTACAGTCTGCATCCCATTTATGGCAACTTGGGTGAAGCCTTCCATTCGGTGCCGGATCGCCTGCTCTATCGCTTACAGCCCCGCGCGGCCAACTTGGCGGAACGCAAACTGTTATCGCGTGCCCAAATGGAAGTGAATCAAACCTTCTGGAATGCCTTTGGCACAGAGGCGGCGGCGATGAAGCTGGTTTTATCGCCCGCGCGCAAACGTGGGCAACGGGAGGCTTTGGTGCTGAGCCAATTGTACTCGCAGGCTCGCAATTATGCGGGCGTGCTCGTGCAGCGGCAGGGAGAATTAACCAATGCCGGCGCGAATTTCGCCGCCGCGCTGGTTATTAATTCCAACAACCTTGCGGCGGCCATCAATCATGACTTCAACCAAGCTTGGCAAACCACCGGCCACCCCCCGCAACGCGGCAACACCAACTGGGTGCGCCGGCTGGCACCGTACGTGGCGCGCTGGGAAGCCGGGCTGGCCGTGTTGGGCCCGGTGGATGAACCTTTGGTCTGCGCTTCCCTGGGCATCCAGTTTCAATCACGCCAATGGCATCGCCAGGCGTTGGATGAACTCCGCCGGGCGGTGTTCTTTATGCCGCACGAATATGGCTTCCGACTCGCTTTGGCCGCCGCATATAATGCCGCCGGGCAGCCCGACGAGGGCTTGAAGGAACTGCGCCTAGTCCGCACAGATCCCTGGTTTCAAACCAATCTCCAACGGGATCCGTTCCCATTGGTGGAAGTCGAGAGTTGGGCGTATTACACCAAGAAGGAGTACGCGAAAGCCAATGCCTTGCTGGAAAATTTTTCCCGGACGCATACGGATGACAAGCGCCCGTTGAACATCCAGATGCAGTTCCTGCTGAAACTGGGCCAGACTGCGGAGGCGGAGGCGTTGCTGGAAAGCCAGGTTTCCAAGGTCAGTACGAATGTGGCGCTGCTGGCCAACACGGCGGGCATCATGCTCATGAACTCCAATGCGGCCAAGGCCTTGGTTTATCTGGAGCGCGCCAATTTCCTCGCGCCCAACAATCCGGTCGTCCTTAACAATCGCGGGCTGGCCTATCTGGAACTGGACCGATTGGAAGAGGCGCGGGAGGATTTCGAAGCCCTCAAACGCAAAGTCGGGGCCTCACCGCTGGTCTATTACGGCTTGGGTGAATCCCACTATCGCTCGAAAAACCTGATGGAAGCCCGGCGTAATTTTGAGGCCTTTTTGCGCGTGGCACAGCCCGGCAATCCGGACTGGCAAAAGGTCGCGGAACGCCTGACGGAACTCAAGGCCCTCCAGGGCCACTGAGGCGCGCGGGAAAAGCCCCGGCGTTTACAGATGCAACTGTTGCCAGAGTGCGTCCGGGGTTAAGCGCAGGTTGATGTAGAACGGGCCAAATTCGCCATAACGCGCGCTCACCTCGTCAAACCGCATCTCATAGACGATGTCCTTGAGGTCATCCACCTGGTGCGCCACGAGGGTGACGCCCCATTCCCAATCGGACAACCCGGTGGAGCCGGTGATCATCTGCACGATGCGGCCGGCGTATTTGCGCCCGGTGCGGCCATGGCTGCCCATGAGGCGTTTGCGCGTCTCAAAATCCAGCAGATACCAATTATCCGCGCCGCTGCGCTTCTTGCTCATCGGGTAAAAACACATGACTTCCCAATCCGGCAGTTCGGGATACAACCGGTAGTGGGAGTACTCGGCCAAACGCGCTTTCTCCTCAGCCAGCTTTTTCTCGAACGCCTCGGAGCCGGGGGCCAGTTTCTCCACGTGCTCCAGTCGTTTGAGCGCATCGGCTTCCGTGGGCATGTACTCGGTCAATTCCGTGACACTGAGGTATTGGTACACCGGGGCCAGGACGCCACCGGGGAAGCACGCCTCCACCGCGCGAAGCATTTGCGCGGCCAGGTTCAGCGTGGCCGCTTGGATCATGAATCCAAGGTCGGCTTGATGGCCGACGTTCGCATAACACGTCAACCGCGGGTGCGCGGCTGCGGAATATTGGCCAGCCAGGGCTTGCAGTTTGGCCAGGGCCGCTTGCGATCCGGCGGAATCGAGGCCAGGCCAACGCTCGCGTTGAATCCGATAAAAGGCATGAATGACATGGAGACCGCGATTTAACTTCACTTCAGGGAGACTCATAATTGTGGGGATCGGGTTGGCTTACGGTTTGGTTTCAAAATTGATGGTTGGA is a genomic window of Verrucomicrobiota bacterium containing:
- a CDS encoding YhbY family RNA-binding protein, with the protein product MNEPLPQNVVRKLKSQAQKLDPMVKVGQAGITEGFLANLDQALARHELIKVRFDAFKDEKRTLAKQMAEQTGSHLVWMVGHVAVFYRQNPDPVQRKISIDKAVP
- a CDS encoding DUF2723 domain-containing protein, with product MKPDTQPGTHPPVILRWLPWLIGAAFLLLYALTLPRDITLQNAWLMARVLGWESSATYQSPLFFLLYLPVRWLPDAWQIGGAGCLSAGCAALTLVLLLRSLSLLPHDRTPAQRLRLPAESGTRLPAGMFWLSGVLAALLLGWQLSFWEQATHPTGEALNVLLFAACVWCLLEYRGSRSFGWLVGFSLLYGMAMANNSAMIAFWPVFFVATLWITAPDLVNWPRIWRHLRGERRAKKSSNIVPDKAMGQPSEPAQPPEPSDHRRYYVDLPLALAMLSAGAVGALCYLILPVYHLANGLTDYGFWRELRIVLSTQKAEVLEAHRPLALLLGAAVVVPLFFIAIRWEIDFKKRQWQQRVLIKTLFHLAHALCLGMAVYYALDHRFSPRVLSRGPVYLPLYYLNALVAGYCAGYMLLIFGRQPAKADAEVEDSALVPLLGRAGKILVWIICLAGPVLLTYNLPRLLENQTTLLARYGGVAAGCLPEKGALVLSDDYALLAAVRVALGGQAAQHCLVYTPHLMQPLYYRLMERRHAVFWPLPGTNALVAQLDAKIVAQQLITLSKTVPIYSLHPIYGNLGEAFHSVPDRLLYRLQPRAANLAERKLLSRAQMEVNQTFWNAFGTEAAAMKLVLSPARKRGQREALVLSQLYSQARNYAGVLVQRQGELTNAGANFAAALVINSNNLAAAINHDFNQAWQTTGHPPQRGNTNWVRRLAPYVARWEAGLAVLGPVDEPLVCASLGIQFQSRQWHRQALDELRRAVFFMPHEYGFRLALAAAYNAAGQPDEGLKELRLVRTDPWFQTNLQRDPFPLVEVESWAYYTKKEYAKANALLENFSRTHTDDKRPLNIQMQFLLKLGQTAEAEALLESQVSKVSTNVALLANTAGIMLMNSNAAKALVYLERANFLAPNNPVVLNNRGLAYLELDRLEEAREDFEALKRKVGASPLVYYGLGESHYRSKNLMEARRNFEAFLRVAQPGNPDWQKVAERLTELKALQGH
- the hemQ gene encoding hydrogen peroxide-dependent heme synthase; translated protein: MSLPEVKLNRGLHVIHAFYRIQRERWPGLDSAGSQAALAKLQALAGQYSAAAHPRLTCYANVGHQADLGFMIQAATLNLAAQMLRAVEACFPGGVLAPVYQYLSVTELTEYMPTEADALKRLEHVEKLAPGSEAFEKKLAEEKARLAEYSHYRLYPELPDWEVMCFYPMSKKRSGADNWYLLDFETRKRLMGSHGRTGRKYAGRIVQMITGSTGLSDWEWGVTLVAHQVDDLKDIVYEMRFDEVSARYGEFGPFYINLRLTPDALWQQLHL